From Lucilia cuprina isolate Lc7/37 chromosome 4, ASM2204524v1, whole genome shotgun sequence:
AAGTTTATTTACTATACTTTGTTTACACCAAATTTCATAatgacttgtttttttttttaattttaagatatGTTAATAGGtctcatacaaaatttttattaactgaAAAATTTATAACCTGTTAAATGATAACTGGTAGTGATGGTGgttaatgtatttatgtataaaccagcaaaatatatttaaataattgtatttttgttttattttactaataacaAATCTACCCCATTCCTTTGGCTATTAACCCCATGGGTTGGGCGGTATCGCTGTCAATGCCAACTTATCTAAGTATACGaattaagagaaaaataaaaatatgtattgcggttttaatttaagtacgcgtcaaaaaaagtggcgtatggtcaCCATAAACACTCCATTATCTACTAACAGGTTAATTTAAGTTattcataaatacattttcttaCAACAAAACAATATGTGGTAAATGCTGACACAAGTGATAAGAATAATCTGTAATTATCTGTCAGTAACTTGAATATGTTTCCTCTTCTATTAATAGGCAacaagtattttatattttatttttatagttattcTCTATTTTCTTTAACCTTCTTTAATGTTTTGAGTGTATGTTTGTGTCGTAACAACTTGTTGACCGCaatatttatgattatttttatatacatcaTCAACGagaggtatattgattttgttatttaatttgtaacacatcaaaaaTATACTTAAGTATATTACATAactattaactaaaaaaattgtatagctCTTCTGGTTATCCAAAATCACGATAGGGACTAATGAGtggcataatttttaaattttcagtaaatatattGCTACGATAGAgtatgtttggtattgaaaatggcaaTATCAGTTCACTGAGACCTATATTGTCCTGTCAGAATACTGTTTTGATCCTCAAAGATATGTTACTCATTAATTATGATCAAATGTTCCAAAAGTTACTGTAAATCTGAACAATATTAGcacacatgcatatgtatatggtTGGCTACCGTTATCACTAAGCAATATATTACTCTTAAATGCCATTTTTTACTCAACTACCGTTaccgaaaaaaagaaaaatacccgtaccgttatttaataattatttttaacatttaccgaaatcaatttttttattatttttttaatcacatttttgatggtgggtatttaagattcggcttgTATTGCCATTTAGTTctctttttgcttttatttgttgttgactTTTAATGACATTCTTATTATAACGTTGTCTATATCCTGAGTATGTTTAAGTTTGTCCTTTACTTATTATGCTTTAAGAGCATGTTTCaggataataaaataatagattttatGTTCTTAACGGCCTTTAGTGGATGAACAAAAATGGTCTTAACTTGTTTACTGTTGAGTGTGTTAACAATGTGTATTTGTGGGTTagtatgatatttttatatacataattcgTACAACAGGAAGTACGAAGTGCTTCTAAATTAATTGGTTAACTTGAAGTCATCACAATAAATGAATATGAACACTTGCAAAGAAAATAAACTGCTCATAAAACTGGGTAATCTTTAAAGGAttaagatatgtatgtatgcatgtaaataataaaatataaaaggagAAGAAAGGCAATATGAACCTTTAACGAAAAGTCGTTCATGTAACACAATTGAAAAACCCTAAAAACAATGAGTGTTACACTCATCTGTGCCGAATcgtatatacccttcactttagcgtttaatttaaatttttttagaggTTATTGCGAATGTTTGGTAATATCATTGTTATTTATGAACAAGCTTTGttgatgttaaataaaatacctattattgaattattgaaaatttagatCCCAAATATAACTGGAATATTTAGGTTCGAAAATTATATTCACGGATGTGAaggacataaaaaatataaaaatggttttgaatatttaatgtcATTTTCCTAGTTATACCCTGCACTACTATAGttggaagggtattatgcgtttgtgcgaaaatattggtcctacgcctaccttaaagtataacaattggttcagaatcactttctgagaaTCACTGTCCGTTGGTCGTGTACCCATGCAAAACTTGAGCGCACGCTATATGTCGtacttttaagataatttgatgaaatttggcttTTGGactaataattatgttaaatgttatatttttttataacattagttttattttgtatgtttacaaCAAAAATCTCACAGCTAAAATAGTAgacatatttgaaattttatcgaTCTACATATGACTTAAGTATGACGCATGTTTTTTAGCCCtcagttaaaaagaaaacaaattttgagttataccagtcttgtagtaaatgaaAGTTATGTTTCTCAAATTAACAACTTTCTTGTTCAGTTTATTGCTTAACTTACCTGGTATTGGACCGCATACTCTGGGTATTATTTCTAGTATTGCTGAACATGATGGATCTTCAAAACATAATTGACGTGctaatatacaatttaaaatcgCCGAAGCAACTTTGATATTTGAACCTGgaatatataatgaaataaaaaattaattatttcaacaTTGAAAACAGAGTGATATTTTCTATTAgcgattatttaaaatatacataatttgtGATATTTTGTAATCATTGGacagttatttaatatttattttattattttaatgaattttagtagatttttactgtattttagtatttattcaacattatttaaaatgtaacgtattttatatttttcctacaagtattttatttaatcccCTAAAATAGGCTACAGCAAAGCTGCTTTAGTaatattttctgtattttttaacCACCCTGTTGTTTACAAAGTGATCGTACACTTTGTAAACAACCCTGTTTTATAGTCGACAAGcaacagctgattgtttttttttagtttgtggtaaaaaatttgtgaattttcTACAAGTGGAATACAAAATCTTGTAAAAAGtgaattattgttgttatatttttctaattattatcCTGCATCATGGAATTGGACCCAGATATTGTTAAAGAATTTGAACAATTAGAAGTTTCATCGAAAAAACCTTCAGAAGAGgacttaaataatttcaatgaaaatgaGCCACTTAAGGCTGTGAGCAGTAGTGGAAAAAATAAGTTGCCCTTAGCTAATCATTATACATATACTACTATACCCAAGTTTTTTCATGCACCACCAGCAGCCAATGACACTTTAAGACAAAATTTACGCAAAGAAGCTCATTCTCTGTTTCTGCAAAAGCGTTCCCAAGAGCTCTTGGACAATGAAGAGTTAAATACGTTGTGGTCCATACTGGAGAAACATTGTACACAAGTGACACCTTTAGGTCAGCAATTAATCGGTTATGATGACTATTTGAAAGTTATGCAGGCAGTTAGTGTCAAATGCCGTAAATATTTAACGGCCCGTTTGTTTGCCAAACTGCAATGTCACTCTGGTTATCCAGGAAAAGTTGAAATTGTTTCCATTTTCAATTACACCATGCGCAAAGTGTGGCTGACACAGGGACGCATAGGTCTTTCATTCTATGATGATGTGGGTCAGGGTTATTTAAGAGAAATCGACATGGAAAACTATATCATTGATATTATACCCACTTTGGCACAAATCAGCAGCTGTGTCCAACCCTCATTTCaaagtttttatgtttgtaCAGTGGTTAAgaaattctttttctttttggatCCCTTACACACTGGTCGCATTAGAATAAGAGATATTTTAGCCTCTGGCCTGCTCACCGAACTACTGGAATTAAGAGATGAAGACACATCTAAAGAATCTCAAGAACACAATTGGTTTTCTATGCCCTCTGTACTGACGGTCTATGGCAACTATTTGAATCTCGACAAAGATCATAATGGCATGTTGAGCAAACAGGAATTAGCCGATTATGGTTCGGGCACTCTTACATCTGTATTTTTGGATCGTGTATTCGACGAATGTCGTACATTTGATGGTGAAATGGATTATAAAACATTTCTCGATTTCGTTTTAGCACTCGATAATCGCCATGAGCCGCAATCTCTGCATTATCTATTTCGCATTTTAGATGTTCAACACAAAGGCTATTTGACGGCTCAAACATTACATTACTTTTTCAAAGGCATTCAAGAGCAAATCCGGGCAGTGAATGCAGAATCGGTGAATTTTGAagatttaaaagatgaaatatttGATATGGTCAAATCTAAAGATCCCTATAAGATAACACTGCAGGATTTAATAAATTggtaagtttaaaaatattaatgttatatttaattttaaagcatgATAGATTTCTTTCATTGTTTAATTGCATGACCTGATTTGtcttattattgttttcattaCTTTGAACAGTTTGCAATACATTTAACCATTCATTTAATTAaagtacaattttaataaattgggtcttagttttagtttttaccaaatttgtcaaaaataactatatcaaattaaaatattttaactaacaTATTTTCCACTTTAGTAGTTCAATTAATTATAAAGTtaagaaattacttttaataatcatatataaacattattattctCTATTATcggttattataataataaagtatAATCATAGTTATcataggaaatatttttatttattgcaaatatttaattactatattattatgaaaatttctataaatactttaattttattaacatgtaaaattactatttaatatTGATCTTTTTGctatatagtatatatgtataactgAATACGTTTGTATAAATGAATCAAtgaatgttttaattaattttataaatattaaatcatttataatattcatatttatacagaatttatgtacatatgggTAATTTTATGTCAAGTGACACAACTCAATAAATCGATTTGAAtcctaacaaaaattttccaaaggAATTAAGATTGCTATTTTTTCacagtttcaaaaaaatgtttgtttattttttcgagtttttcaaaaaatatttaatatttttattattaattgaatATTCTTTAGGCTCGAGTTCGGgatatctatctattttttaactcaaggatttgattttttaacatttaaacaaatattttaactcaAAGTCTgcgttgaaatattttttgtgtctgGCCTACTATCCAATAATACTAACCTTAGCGCTGATTTCATCAtaaccgattttttgagttgggtcacATGACACGAAAttgcacatatacatacataaacatatatgtatgtagtatatctttgcatatgtaaattatattactactcgaatttaatgtattttacattAACATATTGACCTAATTTATGTGTATTTTCATAATGTTAAATGAAGATATAAAtgaatgtttatatatatatgtttttaatttaacttctGATATGAAATTATCttcattttttaatacttacatacaaatgtatttatgaATGTACATATAAGTGTTGCACGtactaaaaatgtatattattttgcacttgatattattaatatatgttTATTGTGGGAATGTAGCGTAACATTTATTGTATAACTCTTACTCTTATCACCAACATATTTTATGCAAACAAGCTCgactttttctttctactaaCACTACCAATAACTTTCTTCCACTTAACATCCTCTGTGCATTTGTACTAGCatacttattaaaatatatattaaaaataatactataaatataaaaattattacagtaGTAGTTTCCATTTAGCTAGTGTAGCTGTGCAAATAATTGTACACAAACCAATTACAAAGTTTTACATACccataagaaattatttatttatatgatggttcttatataatataatatgcactatcttattaaaataaaaacctaaaaaaattgAGATTATTCCtgcataaattatttacaatgaagtgtgtatatatttttataaaatttagcttcctttttaattatataaccatattaagaaagaaattaaaatagaaaattttgtatcaaaatccttttttttggaaatacttCATTTTAGTATTAGCAGCAGGTTTTAAACAAttagatttattaaatccaAATTTAAGTTCCTGGACTGAAGGCAAGGACGAAAAGGCAAAAGGTTTTAATCGAGGCTGGAcaaattttaaatcataatgTCAGCAGTTAtttccaattttaatattaaaattttaatttttcaatgagcattttaacaatttgttgcaaaaactGTAATTTGCACTGTAGTTGCactttttacattaaataaatttaaatttttttggttttgttctaTGAATACAAAGCATTGCCATATTGAAATTAGCTAAATCCAactattttattgcttttctttggatttatttctttaagccatttttacactaaaattaatttttctttgccTACATGGTCTATTTTCAGATAACTAAATGACAAACTCCAAagatagttttttcttaaaataatataaatccagttattaaaaagagatttttttcgagaaatacaattttgtaatgaatatctattttttaagtaaatctaACATTTTACAAACATGTTTCacttaaattacacatttttaaatggaaacaagtaggaaagtatagtggCATGGCCTGCCATATAACACTCTACACCAtcagtatatttaaaaaaaaattatatttttcacaaggaaacttttatgttgaattttaccttaattccaaagcaaaagtcaattttagacttttaagacattttttgaaaacttattgtgccaatttttagagagataatagtatatttgaagtaattatggcataaaaagacCAACGCGGGAGgtacgtttgtatgggggctaggtaaaataatggaccgatttcaaccattttcaacaggctttgtccctgtgccaaaaacgtgcttggtccaaatttcatcattatcttaaaaattgcggacTGTAccatgcgcacaaggtttacacggacagccagccagacggacggacatgtcttaatcgactcaaaatgtGATTATGAGTTGATCGGTATACTGGGTGCACGGTGGGTGCAGTAccaattttttgtgtgttacaaacatcagcacaaacgtataatatcctccccactatagtgatgtaaGATATAATTAAGCGAATTAAATATTGA
This genomic window contains:
- the LOC111674645 gene encoding serine/threonine-protein phosphatase 2A regulatory subunit B'' subunit gamma-like isoform X2, which produces MELDPDIVKEFEQLEVSSKKPSEEDLNNFNENEPLKAVSSSGKNKLPLANHYTYTTIPKFFHAPPAANDTLRQNLRKEAHSLFLQKRSQELLDNEELNTLWSILEKHCTQVTPLGQQLIGYDDYLKVMQAVSVKCRKYLTARLFAKLQCHSGYPGKVEIVSIFNYTMRKVWLTQGRIGLSFYDDVGQGYLREIDMENYIIDIIPTLAQISSCVQPSFQSFYVCTVVKKFFFFLDPLHTGRIRIRDILASGLLTELLELRDEDTSKESQEHNWFSMPSVLTVYGNYLNLDKDHNGMLSKQELADYGSGTLTSVFLDRVFDECRTFDGEMDYKTFLDFVLALDNRHEPQSLHYLFRILDVQHKGYLTAQTLHYFFKGIQEQIRAVNAESVNFEDLKDEIFDMVKSKDPYKITLQDLINCGQAETVVSILIEFHKFWAYENREEGSHNV
- the LOC111674645 gene encoding serine/threonine-protein phosphatase 2A regulatory subunit B'' subunit gamma-like isoform X1 → MELDPDIVKEFEQLEVSSKKPSEEDLNNFNENEPLKAVSSSGKNKLPLANHYTYTTIPKFFHAPPAANDTLRQNLRKEAHSLFLQKRSQELLDNEELNTLWSILEKHCTQVTPLGQQLIGYDDYLKVMQAVSVKCRKYLTARLFAKLQCHSGYPGKVEIVSIFNYTMRKVWLTQGRIGLSFYDDVGQGYLREIDMENYIIDIIPTLAQISSCVQPSFQSFYVCTVVKKFFFFLDPLHTGRIRIRDILASGLLTELLELRDEDTSKESQEHNWFSMPSVLTVYGNYLNLDKDHNGMLSKQELADYGSGTLTSVFLDRVFDECRTFDGEMDYKTFLDFVLALDNRHEPQSLHYLFRILDVQHKGYLTAQTLHYFFKGIQEQIRAVNAESVNFEDLKDEIFDMVKSKDPYKITLQDLINCGQAETVVSILIEFHKFWAYENREEGECLQEEMET